A window from Zonotrichia albicollis isolate bZonAlb1 chromosome 8, bZonAlb1.hap1, whole genome shotgun sequence encodes these proteins:
- the PRPF38B gene encoding pre-mRNA-splicing factor 38B, with amino-acid sequence MANNSPAVANCQGQQVAQHPPGAVPPVQQPLQSGGPKPAASGKQGNVLPLWGNEKTMNLNPMILTNILSSPYFKVQLYELKTYHEVVDEIYFKVTHVEPWEKGSRKTAGQTGMCGGVRGVGTGGIVSTAFCLLYKLFTLKLTRKQVMGLITHTDSPYIRALGFMYIRYTQPPTDLWDWFESFLDDEEDLDVKAGGGCVMTIGEMLRSFLTKLEWFSTLFPRIPVPVQKAIDQQIKSRPRKIKKDGKEGMEEIDRHAERRRSRSPRPRSISPRRSPRRSRSRSHHREGHGSSSFDRELERERERQRLEREAKEREKERRRSRSTDRSLERRRSRSRDRYRSRSRSRDRKGDRRDRDREREKENERSRKKERDYDKERGSEREKDRSRERSKERKSKGDTEERRHKDDKDEKKHRDDKRDSKKERKHSRSRSRERKHRSRSRSRNTGKRSRSRSKEKSSKHKNENKEKSNKRSRSRSRGRTDSVEKSRKRDQSPSKEKSRKRSRSKERSHKHDHSDSKDHSDKHDRRRSQSTERESQEKQQKNKDETV; translated from the exons ATGGCCAACAACAGCCCCGCGGTGGCGAactgccaggggcagcaggTGGCCCAGCACCCGCCCGGCGCCGTCCCGCCCGTGCAGCAGCCGCTGCAGAGTGGGGGCCCCAAGCCGGCGGCCTCGGGCAAGCAGGGCAACGTGCTACCGCTGTGGGGCAACGAAAAGACCATGAACCTGAACCCTATGATCCTCACCAACATCCTGTCGTCGCCCTACTTCAAGGTGCAGCTCTACGAGCTCAAGACCTACCACGAAGTGGTGGACGAGATCTATTTCAAG GTAACACATGTTGAACCATGGGAAAAGGGCAGCAGAAAAACAGCAGGCCAGACAGGGATGTGTGGAGGG GTGCGTGGTGTTGGAACTGGAGGAATTGTGTCTACTGCTTTTTGTCTGCTCTACAAATTATTTACACTGAAGCTCACTCGTAAACAAGTGATGGGCCTTATCACTCATACGGACTCCCCGTATATTAGGGCTCTTGGATTTATGTATATTAG GTACACACAGCCTCCTACAGATCTATGGGACTGGTTTGAATCCTTTCTTGATGATGAAGAG GACCTGGATGTGAAGGCAGGTGGGGGTTGCGTTATGACCATAGGGGAGATGCTTCGTTCCTTCCTCACTAAGCTTGAATGGTTTTCCACGTTGTTTCCAAGAATTCCTGTGCCAGTCCAGAAAGCCATTGACCAGCAAATCAAAAGCAGACCTAGAAAAATCAAGAAAGATGgcaaggaggggatggaggaaaTAGACCGGCATGCAGAACGTAGACGTTCAAG GTCTCCAAGACCAAGATCCATCAGTCCCAGGAGGTCTCCCAGAAGATCCAGAAGCAGAAGTCACCATCGGGAAGGCCATGGATCATCTAGTTTTGATAGAGAGCTCGAAAGAGAACGAGAACGGCAGAGATTAGAACGTGAagcaaaggagagagaaaaggaaaggcgGAGATCCCGAAGTACCGATCGCTCACTGGAACggaggagaagcagaagcaggGACAGATACAGAAGCCGGAGTCGAAGTCGTGACAGGAAAGGAGATAGaagagacagggacagggagagagagaaagaaaatgaacgGAGtcggaaaaaagagagagattaTGATAAGGAAAGAGGTAGTGAGAGGGAAAAAGATCGATCTAGAGAAAGgtcaaaagaaaggaaaagtaagGGTGACACAGAGGAGAGGAGACACAAGGATGACAAAGATGAAAAGAAACACCGTGATGACAAGAGGGATTCCAAAAAAGAGAGGAAGCATAGTAGAAGTCGAAGCCGGGAAAGAAAGCATAGGAGTAGGAGCCGAAGCAGGAACACAGGTAAGCGCAGCAGAAGCAGGAGCAAAGAAAAATCAAGTaaacataaaaatgaaaataaggaGAAGTCAAATAAAAGAAgtagaagcagaagcagaggaagaacagaTAGTGTTGAGAAGTCCAGAAAACGAGATCAGAGTCCCAGCAAAGAAAAATCCAGGAAGCGTAGCAGAAGCAAAGAACGTTCCCACAAACATGATCACAGTGATAGCAAGGACCATTCTGACAAACATGATCGTCGAAGGAGCCAAAGTACAGAACGAGAGAGCCAagaaaagcaacagaaaaacaaagatgAGACTGTGTGA